From the Xyrauchen texanus isolate HMW12.3.18 chromosome 37, RBS_HiC_50CHRs, whole genome shotgun sequence genome, one window contains:
- the LOC127631307 gene encoding centromere protein H-like has protein sequence MSSNIHDEPSSDVDPVAMSNSQPDPSLASDGVTPTRLLKMKEIMENQCFEMNVKVSMGKHKELCEADADLSKYESEIEQARLSHFNKTLVLNRMQIWNTITEKIIQNDSDAEPLKALTSQNTELCEKTMGILKETRALQDQITDLQKERLDLKGQIKKKMQEINELKQMMGNHGEVQQRAKERAEAVLQKYQKVTAILQNVLRGIILASKVNWRDDPKLRDITMGLEHIPN, from the exons ATGAGTTCCAATATTCATGATGAACCCTCTTCAGATGTGGACCCTGTTGCAATGAGTAACAGCCAGCCTGATCCATCATTAGCTTCTGATGGAGTGACACCCACACGTTTATTAAA AATGAAAGAAATAATGGAAAACCAGTGCTTTGAGATGAATGTTAAAGTCAGTATGG GAAAACACAAAGAGTTATGTGAAGCTGATGCAGATCT ATCCAAATATGAAAGTGAAATAGAGCAGGCAAGGCTCTCACACTTCAACAAAACCCTGGTGTTGAACAG AATGCAAATTTGGAATACTATCACAGAGAAGATCATTCAGAATGATTCAGATGCTGA GCCATTGAAGGCACTGACCAGCCAGAACACAGAGCTTTGTGAAAAGACCATGGGAATTTTAAAG GAAACACGAGCTCTTCAGGACCAGATCACAGATCTCCAAAAGGAAAGACTAG ATTTAAAAGGACAGATAAAGAAGAAAATGCAAGAGATAAATGAGTTGAAACAGATGATGGGAAATCATGGAGAGGTTCAGCAAAGGGCTAAGGAAAGAGCTGAAGCAGTCCTACAGAAATATCAGAAGGTCACAGccattttacaaaatgttctcCGG GGAATCATACTTGCCAGTAAAGTGAACTGGAGAGATGACCCTAAATTAAGAGACATTACAATGGGACTGGAGCACATACCCAACTGA
- the LOC127631210 gene encoding alpha-ketoglutarate dehydrogenase component 4-like — protein sequence MGSKVSGKMAAASRVVQVVRPHAPLIKFPERNGIPRPNVQEALKVIAASIPQISPSAPPPATSILPPPRPPGPVTQLPGTPDSIAVVRDLPQRYRRRTLALEEMDYIQRGGPE from the exons ATGGGAAGCAAAGTGAGTGGCAAGATGGCAGCTGCCAGTCGGGTCGTGCAG gtTGTGCGACCTCATGCACCTTTAATTAAATTCCCAGAACGAAACGGCATCCCCAGGCCAAATG TACAAGAGGCACTGAAAGTGATTGCTGCCAGTATCCCACAGATCTCCCCATCTGCACCTCCACCTGCAACATCAATTTTACCTCCACCCAGACCACCAGGACCTGTCACCCAACTCCCTGGCACCCCAGACAGCATTGCTGTAGTTCGAGATCTCCCTCAGAGATACCGCAGAAGAACCCTTGCGTTAGAAGAAATGGACTACATCCAG CGTGGTGGACCTGAGTGA